The sequence CCATACCAATCAATCcccttcaaaatatataaaccaCTTGTATAAAATAACCTtcacatattaaagacctacaaaatatatattaaaaaaacacatcaacagACAAATCTGACTTAGATGAAAAAGCAATTTTACTATTGCCCTACCTACAAAGACTTTATTGAGCTGTTTCAGTCTCACCAACAACATTTTGAACAATTGTTTGATATAAAGATAACAAGGTAACACGGGTTAAGCTATCCcttttttaacaatgttatttttcttcttgtagGTTCACCAGTATTTCAGTGGATTACCAGAAGATAAAGTACCTTATCTTAACAGTCTTGGTGAAAAGTACCGTGTGAGACAGTTACTGCAGCAGTTACCTCCCCATGACAATGAAGTGCGATACTGTAATGTTCTCAGTGAGGAGGAAAAGAGGGAACTACGGATGTTTAGTTCCCAAAGAAAGAGGGAAGCCCTGGGGAGGGGAAGTGTACGACCATTACCACTGACCATGCAGGGCAGTATATGTGCAAAGGTAAAACACCTAGAAATGTCTTATTAGAAGGGGTTATCAGTGAATCTGTATTGATTGTAAACTTTAAGACATCAGTCATATCACAAATGTTTATAGTCTTCATTAAAGAATAAATAGGTAACAGTTTTCCTAGGATTGTGTGATCATTTATCTTTAATGTCAGTGTTTAACATAATGATAACCTAACGCTTTAGGTCTGGGAtggtttaataatataacaatataataatTCAGTCATGGTGTTTAGTAAATTACACTCAATCAGGAAAAATGTACTGATTTAAAATAGGATGACTTTTACTAAATGTGCTTTTCAGATTTATGGCCCTTATAATATACAAAGTTGCATATCATAAATGCATATTACCATTAAGTGCACTAGAAAATTGCTGCACAATAACTGGTTTTATAACTAAAGTAAATTACAGTCAAATGATAAATCTCTTTAACAAAGGCTGAGGGTCATAGCTCAAAATAATGAGCTGCACAATTTTCAGATCGCTATCTTTTAAGTGCATTGTAAttcaaagagagataactcaaaATTTTCCTTAATTGTATGAAGGCACTTTGGCTCAATTtaagaattgttttttgttgtcttCTAAGATGAATGAAAAGATTTAAATTATAAGAGTTCAAAAATAGTTCAAAGTTCAAAGTAAACCATGTTGATGTTATGATTGTTATCATTTTTACATTATGGACAAAATCTTACATAGAAAGTATTGAACAAATTCCACTGTCAATGTtcagaatatcaaaaataacttGTATGTTGTATGAAATATTCCAACTTATTTTTTCAGTGCCAAGAAATGATCCCAGGAGGTTGTATGGCAGTGTTTGCATCTCGTGCAGGACATGAGAAATGTTGGCATCCTAAATGTTTTACTTGTCTGAGTTGTGATGAATTATTAGTAGATTTAATCTATTTCTATAAAGATGGATTCCTGTATTGTGGCAGACATCATTCAGAACTGATCAAACCACGATGTGCAGCCTGTGATGAGGTAATTGTTAATGTGGTGCCCCTTTTGAAAGGATTTGTTACAATTCAAAATGTCAATGTATCAacagaaatatattttgatgaaattgctGCTCAGTAGAGTTGGAACATTATTTAGCAGATTtacatattcatataaaaatatgaagattgggtataattgacaatgagcccaactctccacaagagaccaaatgacacagaaattagcaACAGTAGGTCACCCTACTGCCTTCAAGAATAAGCCATgcccatacctcatagtcagctattaaaggccctgagataacaatttaaacaatttaaaggaGAAAAAGAACGGCCTAATTTACGTAcgaaataatgaacaaaaaacaagatGATACTCAGTAGAAAAAAAgttgtacaaaaataaatgtaccaGCAATTTACTTCAAATAACTGAACTCTTTGGTTTACTTAAGTCATACTtgtttttctttagaaaaattGGTGTAAATGGCATATATGTTTTAGTTTCTGTTACATTTTACCTATGCTAGGGGTAATTTAGAGATTAACCTATTGTATAGACACTTGTCTATTGCCTTTCCCAGGGTGCCATGTTCACCACTAGGTGtagtttgttttttgtcataGAGTTTCTGTCTGGTTTATGTTTACCCTGCATCTCCCTTTAATTTGTAactatatacataaaataaaacaattaagaatACATGTCTAGTTCAGCTGGTACATCAAAAAgtgatatattttgtatagacacatggtgaaaaaaaaagacacattcCCAGGCCACTGAAAGATATTACATGTAATGAACAATGCATGCATGATTGATAAATGTGCATACTATTTTATCCAATTTACTGTAAAAGCCATTATCTAGActacaaaaaatgtttgcacATGTAAAATGCATAGAAATTATTCTAATTTCAGATGaaggaaattataaattttagtaGGTGTCAAATATTTCCCAACAAGATCCATTACCACAATAGAAAAACCATATCCCATTTCATAACCACTACAAAGAATCAATTTGATGGAgacatttaataatatattcCCTAAGTGACTATAGCCGATAATGAATTTAATCAGTCTATACACCACTATATTAGCCGATTGTTAATCAATAGCAGACCCATTATTATACATCAGATACTGATGATTGAAAGTCCAAAGTTCTCCAGACAAAAGATACATGAAGAAAATATCAAACGCCTTTCCTTGTGTGATCCGTCTGGCTTTTGGTTTTATTATTCAGAAATCAAATGTTCTCTCCTTGCAGAAATTGACTACTGgtagtattttgttttatgagtGGTATAATATGAATACTACCAAGACAGAAGACACATAAACACTCTTAAATCCATTCCAAGTGGGTTCATTGAATTCActtatatattcttatttacATACGGTAGCTTTTATTAGTATAAAAAATGCtggaaattttattattttgatgtgattttgttatataactatatcattaaaataaggagatatggtatgattgtcagtgagtcAACTAGGAACATAAGGTTTTCTTATTTATTCATGAAAAGGCATGACAGACTTTAAtagctatattttttattaatacagCAAAAATATGCTATACTCATGAGGGTTATGCATATTGTGTTATTTTGCATTTTGcagttttcaattattttggtaAAGTTACCTATTTTGAGCgttttactttatttctttCATGCTGAACTTGGCTAtatagttattttctttttcagattatttttgCTGACGAATGTACTGAAGCCGAGGGAAGGAGTTGGCATATGAAAcatttctgttgttttgaatGTGATAAACAGTTAGGCGGACAGAGATATATTATGAAAAATGGACGACCATATTGCTGTGTATGTTTTGAACGAATGTTTGCTGAATATTGTGACACATGTGGTGATAATATAGGGGTTGATCATGGACAAATGACCCATGAAGGTCAACACTGGCATGCGACAGaacattgttttaaatgtcATACTTGTCAGAAGTCCTTGCTAGGACAACCATTTTTACCAAAACATGGTGTTATATATTGTTCTGCATCATGCAGTCGTGCAGGTTCTATGCAGACTCAAACACCTCGACGAGCAGAAGATTATTTATTACAAGATCAAAGTGATATAAGACTAGGTTCACCTATAAGTCATGCTTTACAAGATAACAGTGTGGCTAGCATACAGGAAGTTTTACGACAACAGTATTCTTTGACGGACAGTCTCCCTTCATCAGACCGTGACCAGGGCTATGCTACAAGTAGTAATAGTGAAGTATATGCCCCAGGAATATATGAACCAATATCTACGCAGATATCAATGATTAAAGATATGCATGATGATAGTTATAACTTTGAGGGATTTAAAGAATCATTACCAATACAGGAATCTAAAATAAGTAATCGTCTTTCACAATTTTCTATGCCTGACTTGACAGTAGATCCCCCTATTATTCCCGCTGTAGAAAGAAGACCTACTTTTGATCCCAGAAATAGAAGTCGATCTGGTTCAGAAAAGAATTTGTCAGTGCATTTTCAAAATTACGAGGAATTAGGTGCTACCTATTATGATGTTCCTTATGTACATAACAATAATAACCACCATGAATGCCAtagaaaaattcataaaagtggGTCAAATAGTAATCAAGGTTCGTTCAGGTCACATCCTGAATTGAGAGAAAACTTTTCACCGCAGACCCCTGATCATAATACTACACCAGTGAATGAAGAACAGAAAATGAACCCAATAACACGTCCAAAAAATGTGCAATTTGAACCGAATCCTCAAGTATCAAGATATCCAAGAAGTAGAAGTTTTGAAGGAAAACCACGAGGACATTATTATGATAGAAGTTTCCAACATGAAATGCCTCAAGGCTATGCTGAAGGTTATGATGATGACAGATGTAGTACCTGTTCTAGTTCTAGTGACTCTGATGACTATCCATATTACTATGAACCTCCTCGGCGTAGTGCCGGTCCAAGAATTACGTATGTTGACGATATGGGTGTTGGACTCGGAGGTAATAATACCTACCAAACATTACCTCTTGGTAGAGGGagacataaaaataagaataaacaaTGTGTGATATCTTAGATActtagatatacatgtatagtctaTAATTATGACGTAATATAAACTTCATGTGCTTTGttgtgaatataaaaatatttagaatgtCAATAGGTGTTCCACATAAGATAATGTTTATGTACAACTTAAACTTAAACCAAAGAAAAAGATTCAAAACCTCAGTGATGTTccaattttaagcaaaaaacTTCAGtttaataaatcaattttaacttaattcacaatcaaaatttttagaagttggattatttgattatacatcatttttgtacattgtacatgtaacatGTTTTATGTAAATCAGAAAAAGCAACAAAATATAGTAGAATAAATCACTCAAATATGTATACAGTGAcaatatgaatttataaaactattttcCACATTTGCCATAGATATTATACTTTTTGTTCAAAAATGTAGTTTTCAAAAGATATTTCATGTCCAGATTTGTGCCAAACtattttatatctaaatttagTCATTTTAATCATGATAGTATTTAAGATGGTTTATTTCCAGCACTTTCTCATTATGTTTAAACAATAATTACACATTTACatttactttaatatttataaactatatatgcATTGAAATTAGTCCTctatttataaatcattataatatatactggTAATAATAATACAGGGTAGATTGAATTAATTAAAATCTAGTCATTTATTAACTATGATACTCTATATTTATAGCAAATGCTGGACTATATTACCTTCATAACAAATGCCACATATAATTATTCACCCAGTCCAGAATACCATCTGTTAATGATACACTTTGCTTTCGTGAGTTAATTTTGAGACTGGTAGTTTGAGTTGTGAGTTTGAGTTTGAGTTTTTGAGAGGGGGCACATATGTCAGCACCTTcagtttgtaaaaatgtttatttttttttactttaaagaaagttgctgttcttttttttctagatttaaaGTATCTTTGATTCTTCTTTACTCTGGATTCCAAACTATTGGACTTTAAAACACTttagtaaattatttttttgtaatctttaagATGCCTCTGCCATTATAGTAAAATCCTGGATTTAAAAGAAGACAAACAAATCTTTGAAATATTGTTAAtcttaataatttgtttttaaattaacaattgAGATTTCAAAATGAGAATGAAGTTATGCCATCTTTCTAATTAGTCActctgttttctattttgtttacattttcatgcAGT is a genomic window of Mytilus trossulus isolate FHL-02 chromosome 1, PNRI_Mtr1.1.1.hap1, whole genome shotgun sequence containing:
- the LOC134716761 gene encoding prickle planar cell polarity protein 3-A-like isoform X3; its protein translation is MTTGGEPDQTLHRLIHHDAKRNSTSDDDSGCPLEEYTWVPPGLKPEQVHQYFSGLPEDKVPYLNSLGEKYRVRQLLQQLPPHDNEVRYCNVLSEEEKRELRMFSSQRKREALGRGSVRPLPLTMQGSICAKCQEMIPGGCMAVFASRAGHEKCWHPKCFTCLSCDELLVDLIYFYKDGFLYCGRHHSELIKPRCAACDEIIFADECTEAEGRSWHMKHFCCFECDKQLGGQRYIMKNGRPYCCVCFERMFAEYCDTCGDNIGVDHGQMTHEGQHWHATEHCFKCHTCQKSLLGQPFLPKHGVIYCSASCSRAGSMQTQTPRRAEDYLLQDQSDIRLGSPISHALQDNSVASIQEVLRQQYSLTDSLPSSDRDQGYATSSNSEVYAPGIYEPISTQISMIKDMHDDSYNFEGFKESLPIQESKISNRLSQFSMPDLTVDPPIIPAVERRPTFDPRNRSRSGSEKNLSVHFQNYEELGATYYDVPYVHNNNNHHECHRKIHKSGSNSNQGSFRSHPELRENFSPQTPDHNTTPVNEEQKMNPITRPKNVQFEPNPQVSRYPRSRSFEGKPRGHYYDRSFQHEMPQGYAEGYDDDRCSTCSSSSDSDDYPYYYEPPRRSAGPRITYVDDMGVGLGGNNTYQTLPLGRGRHKNKNKQCVIS
- the LOC134716761 gene encoding prickle planar cell polarity protein 3-A-like isoform X1 encodes the protein MAACGGHSPSLSPSFMADEKGCYNSGPPLAHQIKAGRPCSNCPNVCPGFELHYWRKICKHCKCPPETHDMTTGGEPDQTLHRLIHHDAKRNSTSDDDSGCPLEEYTWVPPGLKPEQVHQYFSGLPEDKVPYLNSLGEKYRVRQLLQQLPPHDNEVRYCNVLSEEEKRELRMFSSQRKREALGRGSVRPLPLTMQGSICAKCQEMIPGGCMAVFASRAGHEKCWHPKCFTCLSCDELLVDLIYFYKDGFLYCGRHHSELIKPRCAACDEIIFADECTEAEGRSWHMKHFCCFECDKQLGGQRYIMKNGRPYCCVCFERMFAEYCDTCGDNIGVDHGQMTHEGQHWHATEHCFKCHTCQKSLLGQPFLPKHGVIYCSASCSRAGSMQTQTPRRAEDYLLQDQSDIRLGSPISHALQDNSVASIQEVLRQQYSLTDSLPSSDRDQGYATSSNSEVYAPGIYEPISTQISMIKDMHDDSYNFEGFKESLPIQESKISNRLSQFSMPDLTVDPPIIPAVERRPTFDPRNRSRSGSEKNLSVHFQNYEELGATYYDVPYVHNNNNHHECHRKIHKSGSNSNQGSFRSHPELRENFSPQTPDHNTTPVNEEQKMNPITRPKNVQFEPNPQVSRYPRSRSFEGKPRGHYYDRSFQHEMPQGYAEGYDDDRCSTCSSSSDSDDYPYYYEPPRRSAGPRITYVDDMGVGLGGNNTYQTLPLGRGRHKNKNKQCVIS
- the LOC134716761 gene encoding protein prickle-like isoform X2 — translated: MVMAIGTTILDNMAFKKYKRVESALTQASDKTDLASLALRKICKHCKCPPETHDMTTGGEPDQTLHRLIHHDAKRNSTSDDDSGCPLEEYTWVPPGLKPEQVHQYFSGLPEDKVPYLNSLGEKYRVRQLLQQLPPHDNEVRYCNVLSEEEKRELRMFSSQRKREALGRGSVRPLPLTMQGSICAKCQEMIPGGCMAVFASRAGHEKCWHPKCFTCLSCDELLVDLIYFYKDGFLYCGRHHSELIKPRCAACDEIIFADECTEAEGRSWHMKHFCCFECDKQLGGQRYIMKNGRPYCCVCFERMFAEYCDTCGDNIGVDHGQMTHEGQHWHATEHCFKCHTCQKSLLGQPFLPKHGVIYCSASCSRAGSMQTQTPRRAEDYLLQDQSDIRLGSPISHALQDNSVASIQEVLRQQYSLTDSLPSSDRDQGYATSSNSEVYAPGIYEPISTQISMIKDMHDDSYNFEGFKESLPIQESKISNRLSQFSMPDLTVDPPIIPAVERRPTFDPRNRSRSGSEKNLSVHFQNYEELGATYYDVPYVHNNNNHHECHRKIHKSGSNSNQGSFRSHPELRENFSPQTPDHNTTPVNEEQKMNPITRPKNVQFEPNPQVSRYPRSRSFEGKPRGHYYDRSFQHEMPQGYAEGYDDDRCSTCSSSSDSDDYPYYYEPPRRSAGPRITYVDDMGVGLGGNNTYQTLPLGRGRHKNKNKQCVIS